GATAAATACCTATTATTTTAAATATAGTCTACAATCTATGTGGTTGTAGGCTGTATTTTTTGCAGTTTATCAATAAACACCCATCAACAAATTATACCGTTTTTCTACTTTGAAAGTTGGAAGTAACATAATCTTAAATAAATATATTATTAATTAAGATAAATATAATACTCAAGATTATTGTTAATAGTTTGTTCATCGCAAGTTAATTATTGTTTCTAAAATATTGGTATATAATTTTCAATGGCGAAGAAAACAGGGTGAAAAAGTCGGTTTTTATATCAAAGCAAATAAGGGAGCATAAACAAATGAAAAGGAAAGTATTAGTACTAACAATGGGTGTAATTTGTGCAACTCAATTATGGCATTCTAATCACGCAAACGCATTAGTAACAGAGAGTGGCGCAAATGATACTAAGCAATTTACTGAAATTGTATCGGAAGAGAAAGTTATAACAGTTGAACATGCTCAAATTAATATTTTTCAATCTAATAGCAATTCAAACTTGATGGAGTTCAACATATTAACAATGGGCGGTAAATCAGGAGCTATGGTTGGTTATAGTGAAATTGACTCATCACATTTCACAGACCGTGACAAACGCGTTATTAGACGTGATCATGTTAAAGAAGCACAAAGCTTAGTAGAGAACTATAAAGATACACAAAGTGCTGATGCTAGGATGAAAGCCAAACAAAAAGTTAACACATTAAGCAAACCGCATCAAAACTATTTCAATAAACAAATTGATAAGGTTTATAATGGATTACAACGCTAATCCAAAGTAAATTATAAGTTATACATCTCGTTTTTAAATGACAATTTATCCCCGTAAATATTATAAATAATCTTTTCAAATTCCACATAGATATAGAGACACTAATAAACCTCTTTGTCTCGATATGATAGTCTGCAACGATTCATGTTGTAGGCTTTTTAATTTTACAAATAAGGCTAAATATATAAGTTCTGGCACCTAAAATATAGAAAATACATAAAAGTAAGTATAGTTATTTTATTATAATTATTAAATTTTTATTAATTAATTGTAAAAATGTAGAATTATAATTAATTAACGTTTAATATTAAAATTAACTAAAAAGAAAGAGGTGTTAGTTATGACAGAATACTTATTAAGTGCTGGCATATGTATGGCAATCGTTTCAATATTACTTATAGGGATGGCTATCAGTAATGTTTCGAAAGGGCAATACGCAAAGAGGTTTTTCTATTTCGCTACTAGTTGTTTAGTGTTAACTTTAGTTGTAGTTTCAAGTCTAAGTAGCTCAGCAAATGCATCACAAACAGATAATGGCGTAAATAGAAGTGGTTCTGAAGATCCAACAGTATATAGTGCAACTTCAACTAAAAAATTACATAAAGAACCTGCGACATTAATTAAAGCGATTGATGGTGATACGGTTAAATTAATGTACAAAGGTCAACCAATGACATTCAGACTATTATTGGTTGATACACCTGAAACAAAGCATCCTAAAAAAGGTGTAGAGAAATATGGTCCTGAAGCAAGTGCATTTACGAAAAAAATGGTAGAAAATGCAAAGAAAATTGAAGTCGAGTTTGACAAAGGTCAAAGAACTGATAAATATGGACGTGGCTTAGCGTATATTTATGCTGATGGAAAAATGGTAAACGAAGCTTTAGTTCGTCAAGGCTTGGCTAAAGTTGCTTATGTTTATAAACCTAACAATACACATGAACAACTTTTAAGAAAAAGTGAAGCACAAGCAAAAAAAGAGAAATTAAATATTTGGAGCGAAGACAACGCTGATTCAGGTCAATAATGCTCATTGTAAAAGTGTCACTGCTGCTAGTGGCACTTTTATAATTTTTAGATCACGATATGATTTATTATCAATTCAGAATTAAAAAAGTAAATAGTATCAAAAGTAAGTGTATTTAATATTAGAAAATAAAAATTTTAAATTTAGTATTAAAATGGAATGTTACTATATAGTTCAATGTGTATTATCACAGAAAATAAAATAATGCTTTACTTCTATATTTAAAAGTGTATAATGAAAGTTAAGTAATAAAGAGCGTGAAGAAAAATGTGAGTTATTTATATAGAATATTCTCCTTTTCATTTATGAATTTGTTACAAAATATTTAGTGCAAAAGCACGACGGAGGTATTCAATATGAATAACGGTACAGTTAAATGGTTTAATGCAGAAAAAGGTTTTGGTTTCATCGAAAGAGAAGATGGTAGCGACGTATTCGTACACTTCTCAGCAATCGCTGAAGATGGATACAAATCATTAGAAGAAGGCCAAAAAGTTGAATTCGACATCGTTGAAGGCGACCGTGGCGAGCAAGCTGCAAACGTAGTTAAAATGTAATTTTAACTTATTCAAACAGTCCTTACTATAGGGCTGTTTTTTTATGCTTTAAATCGATAACAGTTGGTGTGGTAAAAGCACTAGCCGTTATTTTTTTGTCCAATAAATTTAGTTGGAGATTTAACAATATATAATGGTTCTAAAATAAATCGAACTGATGGAAAAGTTTTTTACTTTTCATCTGTCCGACTTTTGATTTTGAATATAAAAAAGCGCCAATACAGAACTTTAATAATGACGAGAATTAAAGTCTGTATATGGCGATAACAAGAAGTAATGTTAAACACTCAAAATGTTTAACAATAATAGGATACCACATCGCATAATATCTTACTACTTAATTAATAATTTAACTAATCAACTTTTTGTTAATTTTTTATTAAGACTGATTAATTATTGAGAATATTTATTGTTTTTAAAATCTCATAATAATTCAGTAATCTTGTTTTCATTTAAAAGGCGAAACATTAAAATAATTAAATAAAAATATTGCGTTTAATTTACAGCGTCAAATATACTTATTTCTAATGCTTTGGGGTCTACTGAAACAAGTAAAGAATGATCGATGTTACTAATATTGCCATTCTCCAAATTTATTTCTGTGAGTATTTGGAAGCTACCATTAGGCAACGGTTTAACAATAGACAATTGCTTTTCCGCTTGTTGTATTAAAAAAGGTTTTGTAGATTGATTATTAATATGCCATTCACTCATGTATGTTTTTCACTCCTGCTTTAAAATAGGGTTAGAAAGTTTATAGTTGAGACATTCATGTTCAACCAAAATTTTGTTCGAATTCAATAAATGTCTTGTTTAAAATAGAAATATTGTAAATGTTATCGTCCAAAACTTCACCAGTTAAGTATTTGTTTTGAATTAAAATTTGGCAGTTAGTTAAGAAGTCTTGATAATCACGATCGCAAAAATAGTTTTCACGTGCATCTTTAGCATCGCCAAAAAAGTTAGCGACTGTTTCTGTTTCTCCTTTATTCGAACGTTCAATATATAATTTGTAAAATTTAGCTATTGTATACTTTTGTTCTTTAGTTAGTTCATTCAAAATATTGGGCCTCCTGAAATATCATTTGTAATCTATACCCAATTTATTGCAAAACAAAAACTAATTTAACTATTTGATGAAACTGTGTTAATAAGCTTTAACAAGCCTTAGTTTGTATGGATCTATAAAATTATCTTTAATTGCATAGGGTGAAATAATATGTAGTCCATAACTTTTAACTGATTTTTCACTTACACCAAATTTATAAGCTTGGTAGATAATTTTAGTACAATACGTAAATTTTTTGCTGTTCAAATTTAATGTAACTAGATAACGATGATTTGTATTCTCATAGTTTTTCTTAACCCATTCAGCCGCTTTTTTACCTGCACCAGGATAGCTGCAACGATAAACTTTCATCCAATCATTTTTGCCACTTGCATAATTATATTTAAAAGATTCGAAGGATTGTGTAGTTGGTTTGTCGCCAGGCCCCTCAATTTGTAAAATCGTTTTATCATCAATCGCGATACTACAATGACCAAAAAATCCCCACATGACAGGGCCTTTTGTAACAATAATATCACCAGGTTGTAATTGGAATTTGTCATCTTGAATTTCTGAATACTTATTATCTGCAATTGTTTTTGGTGAGTTTATTGGGGATACGACAACGAATAATATAAGTAAAATTATCGTTCGTTTAATATAGTTCACTTAAAAGCTCCTTGTTGAAGAAATATATGTAAATAGTCTTAAATTAGAATTGTAATCTTTAATAAGCTTGTAAGACTAAAACATATCTTAAATATTAAAGTATGAGAGTGTGAAATGTCTATTAAGAATAAAAAACAGTCTGAAACATCATTGAGACGTTTCAGACTGGATATAAAATGAATTTCATTTATAGCACACCAAATATAAATGTGTATATTAATATAGCGAATCCAAAAATATAGAGAATGACAGTGAAACTTAAATAGGACTCTTTTTTAGATTCTTTGCTAGTTTTTTTCATTAATACGAGTATAAACGTAGCGGCAACTAAGAAAATTAATGCTAGCCAAAACAGAATTGCAAAATGTAAAGACATGTGAAACCCTCCTTATATACCGTAATTATTAACCTATAAAACTATAAAAAATAGGATAAATGTAATAGAGAACGAGTACGATATTTATAAAAAATAATATTTCACTTAACCAGTTTTTAGTTATCATTGCAATGGTAAAGGATACGATGAGTATCACACCACAAATGATAATACCAGGCAGGAGCCAACATAAATCATCTAAATCTTTATTATATGTGATTAAAATATTAAAGATAACAAAAGTGGTAGTAATAACTATATTGATAGCATTTAACAAAATGTTATTCATGACTGACACCTACTAGTATAAAAATAGCTTCTTAATAAATATGATAACACTATTTTTCAATAGGTAAATAAAAAGTATAGTTATTTTTAAAATATTATTTGCAGAATGCTAAAGTTTATTAATTCAAACAAGTGAGCATATATAGGGGTGTATTGTATTAATATGAAAAGAATATTTACATACTAAAAACTCTTAAAGTTGTATAATTCGTTAATATTTTTAGAATCAGATATCAAAAAAATGTGCAAAATCACTTTTGCACATTTACAAATACTAGTTTTCTGATAAGATTAATAATAACACTTTAAATAGCGCTTAATAAATGAAGGGGGCAAGTCTTATGACGTTTTACAATTTCATCATGGGTTTTCAAAATGATAACACACCATTTGGTATATTGGCCGAACACGTTAGTGAAGATAAAGCATTCCCTCGATTAGAAGAAAGACACCAAGTAATTAGAGCATATGTGATGTCTAATTACACAGATCATCAATTAATTGAAACTACAAATAGAGCTATTAGCTTATATATGGCAAATTAATTTGAGTAGTACCAATTATGATGTATTAGTGCATCCCAAATATCTTTTGTTTTAAAGTTTATTTCATCATTTCTTATCGAAAATGGTGTAATAATGTCTTTATCTAACCAAGTGTTGATAAGTTCATTTGGTACACCATCTAACAACATTTCACTTTTACTAATTATAAAACATTCCCAGTCAAGTGAAACATTTTGTGGATTCACATAATTACATTGATTATGATTATCCATAAACACTCACTCCTTTAAAATTCTGTACTCTTCATTGCGTTTTACCCCGTCACATTATCTTTTAAACTAAAATCATCATTACTTATGAAAAAAATGTACATCAAAAGCAAAGGTTTTCGCTACCGAAAAAGTTTAAATAATGGTTTAATATATTTGGTACTCATTTTAATAAAAAGAGAATACATTTTGAGCTATCAATACTTTTTATTGAAGAGGTGTTATTGTTGGCTAAAACGTTATATTTAATGCGCCACGGACAAACTTTGTTTAATTTTAAGGGACTAATTCAGGGATTTGGAGATTCGCCGCTAACAGAACTTGGAATTGCTCAAGCTCAAAAGGCACGTAGTTATTATGAAACTAAGGGGATAAACTTCGATTTATATGCATCATCAACGCAAGAACGCGCAAGTGACACACTTGAAAATGTTGCACCTAACCAATCGTATCAACGTTTTAAGGGACTGAAGGAATGGCATTTTGGAATATTTGAAGGTGAGTCAGTCTATCTATTTGATAATCTATACAAGCCTGAGGACTTATTCGGAGATCGAATTGTTCCTTTCAAAGGAGAGGCAAGGCAACAAGTTGAAGAACGCATTGTGAAAACTTTACATGACATTATGTCTCAAACAAAGAATAATGCATTAGTCGTGAGTCATGGAACAATAATGGGAGTATTTTTAAGATATTGCCTTAAACTAGATGAAGCATTAAAGCATAATATCGGTAATTGTAATATCCTGAAATTTGAATATGACAATGGAACATTTAAATTTGTTGAGTTAATTGATCCAAATTTATAATAAATAAAGCGTTATACATAGACACAAGTATGTCTTTTGTATAACGCTTTTAAAATACAACTACATAACGCTTTAGAATAATAATTGAATAAGTTTTTGTAATATCATCAGAGCAACAATAATAATTATTATGCTTGATATTTTATTGATTATTGTTAATAATTTTCCGGTTTTATCAATTGATCCAACCATTTTTCCTAAAATTGCGAGTAAAAAGAACCATAACCATGAAACGCTAATACAAGCGATTGTAAACGCAATTTTATTGCTGCCACTATATAATGCAGCACTACTACCAATTACTCCAATTGTATCTAAAATAGCATGTGGATTGAGTAATGAAACTGATAAAGCAAAACTTACTTGTTTCATTGGAGACATAATTTGAGTTTCTCCATCTGTTGAGGGTTTATCATGCCAAATGGTCCAAGCCATATACATCAAGAAAATTAAACCAACTATATAAATAATTGCTTGAAGTACAGGTAAAGACATAATAATGATAGATACTCCTACCACTGCAATAATAATAAGTAAGCTGTCTGACAACCCGGCTGTAATTATTGCAGGCAATACATATCTATATTTTGGTTGATTAGCTCCTTGGTTAAAAATAAATACATTTTGTGCACCTAAAGGTAAAATTAGACCAATCGCTAAGATAAATCCATGAATAATTGCGGTTACCATTAAGTTTTGACACCCCTAAAACATAGAATATTCTGAAAAAACTTATTGTTATCATATCAAATAAAAAACAACTACTCAATAGTAGAGTAGTTGTATGAAAAATAGAACCTATATGATTTGAATTTATGAGAAATGTAGAATATATAAAACTGTATTACTTATTAATCAAATCATAAAAAAGCCAATGTTCATCGAAATAGGTATTTCCGATTTTAATTGCATTTTTCTCAAAACCAAGAATGTCGAATCCTAGTGCACTATAGAAAACTTTAGCACCTATGTTGTTTGACACAATTGATGTAAGTAAAGATTCGTAATTGTTCTGCCGTGCATAATTAATAATGAAATTAATGAGCTCGCTATTAATCGATTTATCGTTATTAGTAACAAAGTTGTATTTAATTAATGATTTATGTTCTTTTCCAACGTATCGAATTTGTTCTAAGGCAGCTGTTGCGATAAGTGTTTCGTTTTCATAACAGCCAAATACAATACATTTCGGTGAACCTTGATTTAAAATGTCATGTATTAAGGTGTCAGTCATTGTTTGACTATAATGTGAATCTTGAGTGAATTCTTCATTGACTGTCGAAACAAGTCTCTTATACTCATTAAAATCATTATTCGTTAATGTTTTAATTTCAATCATTACTGACCTCCTTAATCATTATTAAGAAAGATTTTGTACTAAAAAAATTTCTTAATTACATATTAAAATGTTTATTAAAATTTTGCAATCACTGATTTATATGCACATTCTTGTAAATGGATTATCAATTTAATTATATTTATTTTTAAGTTCAGGAAATTATGGAATTGGTTATTGGTCGACACTGGACTTTTATTTGTAGACGGTATGCGAAGAAGTCAAGCCAGTATTGGAACCGGTCACATTTATGATGACTAAGGTACAATCATTTTCAGTTAAATATTGCCAGAAATTTCAATCACGAATAGAAAAAATAACCAACCAAAAATTTTTGGTTGGCAAATTTGAATTTTATGTGAATTTTATTAATAACGTTGAATAATCTCTTTAAGTTAATGCTAATCTACAACATTTACATTTAAATCGACATTAATATTTCCTTGAGTCGCTTTTGAATATGGACAAAATTCATGAGCCATTTGTAAATATTTTTCAGCTTCTTCTTGAGATATAACATTTTTAATTGTCGCATCAATTGAAACACTTAATTTAGGACTTTCTGAGTCTGAATCATCTTCTAGTCTCACTGTTAGTGTTACTTCTGGATGAGCATCACGCACTTTGTTTTGCTTTAAAATTAGGTCGAAAGCACCGTTGAAGCAAGATGCATAACCTGCTGCAAATAATTGTTCGGGGTTAGTAGCTTTACCATCTGCTTGAGCAGGCGGAACGATATCAATATCTAATGCTCGATCATCAGTATAAACATGTCCTTTACGTCCGCCAACATTCGTCGCTTTAGTTTCATAATGTATTGCCATACTTATAACCTCCTAATTTAAAATACATTTATGCTTTACCCATTCGAAAATACCTTAATCATTTTCATTTATAGCATTGTTTGATTGAAGGATAAAAAGTTGTTGTTTACAATAAAAATAATGAGTATCTGAAATGAGGGATTCACTATGACACATGTGGAAGTAGTAGCGACTATCGCGCCACAATTATCTATCGAAGAAACTTTAATTCAAAAAATTAATCATCGTATTGATGCAATAGACGTATTAGAATTACGAATTGATCAAATTGAAAATGTCACAGTTGATCAAGTGGCAGAAATGATTACAAAGCTGAAGGTTATGCAAGATTCATTCAAATTATTAGTTACGTATCGTACAAAGTTACAAGGTGGCTATGGGCAATTTACAAATGACTCGTATCTTAATTTAATATCAGACTTAGCAAATATCAATGGCATAGATATGATTGATATAGAATGGCAAGCAGATATTGACATTGAAAAACATCAACGAATCATTACACATTTGCAACAGTATAATAAAGAGGTGGTTATATCACATCATAATTTCGAAAGTACGCCTCCATTAGATGAATTGCAATTTATATTTTTTAAAATGCAAAAATTCAACCCAGAATACGTTAAATTAGCAGTAATGCCACATAATAAAAATGATGTGTTAAATTTATTGCAGGCAATGTCTACATTTTCAGATACTATGGACTGCAAAGTTGTTGGTATTTCAATGTCTAAACTTGGACTAATAAGTAGAACGGCTCAAGGCGTTTTTGGTGGTGCGTTGACTTATGGTTGTATCGGAGTACCACAAGCTCCAGGACAGATTGATGTTACTGATTTAAAAGCACAAGTGACTTTATACTAATAAAATGAATTAGGTTGCTTTTGTGTAAGTGCTGTCTTATAATTGAGAAGTATTATCATTGTTCGTGGAGGAGCGATTTTAGATGGAATTACAACAAGCAATAGCTAATAGAAGAAGTGTGAAAAAATTTAAAAGAGATATGCACATAGATGACGCATTGCTATATCAAGCAATTGAGAAAGCTGCTGATGCTCCAAATCACGGAATGAGGGAACCATGGAGAGTTGTGCATGTTCCGAAAGACAG
The genomic region above belongs to Staphylococcus aureus and contains:
- a CDS encoding thermonuclease family protein, with translation MTEYLLSAGICMAIVSILLIGMAISNVSKGQYAKRFFYFATSCLVLTLVVVSSLSSSANASQTDNGVNRSGSEDPTVYSATSTKKLHKEPATLIKAIDGDTVKLMYKGQPMTFRLLLVDTPETKHPKKGVEKYGPEASAFTKKMVENAKKIEVEFDKGQRTDKYGRGLAYIYADGKMVNEALVRQGLAKVAYVYKPNNTHEQLLRKSEAQAKKEKLNIWSEDNADSGQ
- a CDS encoding cold-shock protein, with protein sequence MNNGTVKWFNAEKGFGFIEREDGSDVFVHFSAIAEDGYKSLEEGQKVEFDIVEGDRGEQAANVVKM
- the lnsA gene encoding lipoprotein N-acylation protein LnsA, with the protein product MNYIKRTIILLILFVVVSPINSPKTIADNKYSEIQDDKFQLQPGDIIVTKGPVMWGFFGHCSIAIDDKTILQIEGPGDKPTTQSFESFKYNYASGKNDWMKVYRCSYPGAGKKAAEWVKKNYENTNHRYLVTLNLNSKKFTYCTKIIYQAYKFGVSEKSVKSYGLHIISPYAIKDNFIDPYKLRLVKAY
- the tsaT gene encoding type II toxin-antitoxin system toxin TsaT, which codes for MSLHFAILFWLALIFLVAATFILVLMKKTSKESKKESYLSFTVILYIFGFAILIYTFIFGVL
- the tsaA gene encoding type II toxin-antitoxin system antitoxin TsaA, whose amino-acid sequence is MNNILLNAINIVITTTFVIFNILITYNKDLDDLCWLLPGIIICGVILIVSFTIAMITKNWLSEILFFINIVLVLYYIYPIFYSFIG
- a CDS encoding sterile alpha motif-like domain-containing protein, coding for MTFYNFIMGFQNDNTPFGILAEHVSEDKAFPRLEERHQVIRAYVMSNYTDHQLIETTNRAISLYMAN
- a CDS encoding histidine phosphatase family protein, translated to MAKTLYLMRHGQTLFNFKGLIQGFGDSPLTELGIAQAQKARSYYETKGINFDLYASSTQERASDTLENVAPNQSYQRFKGLKEWHFGIFEGESVYLFDNLYKPEDLFGDRIVPFKGEARQQVEERIVKTLHDIMSQTKNNALVVSHGTIMGVFLRYCLKLDEALKHNIGNCNILKFEYDNGTFKFVELIDPNL
- a CDS encoding LysE/ArgO family amino acid transporter — encoded protein: MVTAIIHGFILAIGLILPLGAQNVFIFNQGANQPKYRYVLPAIITAGLSDSLLIIIAVVGVSIIIMSLPVLQAIIYIVGLIFLMYMAWTIWHDKPSTDGETQIMSPMKQVSFALSVSLLNPHAILDTIGVIGSSAALYSGSNKIAFTIACISVSWLWFFLLAILGKMVGSIDKTGKLLTIINKISSIIIIIVALMILQKLIQLLF
- a CDS encoding GNAT family N-acetyltransferase, with translation MIEIKTLTNNDFNEYKRLVSTVNEEFTQDSHYSQTMTDTLIHDILNQGSPKCIVFGCYENETLIATAALEQIRYVGKEHKSLIKYNFVTNNDKSINSELINFIINYARQNNYESLLTSIVSNNIGAKVFYSALGFDILGFEKNAIKIGNTYFDEHWLFYDLINK
- a CDS encoding organic hydroperoxide resistance protein, which encodes MAIHYETKATNVGGRKGHVYTDDRALDIDIVPPAQADGKATNPEQLFAAGYASCFNGAFDLILKQNKVRDAHPEVTLTVRLEDDSDSESPKLSVSIDATIKNVISQEEAEKYLQMAHEFCPYSKATQGNINVDLNVNVVD
- the aroD gene encoding type I 3-dehydroquinate dehydratase, producing MTHVEVVATIAPQLSIEETLIQKINHRIDAIDVLELRIDQIENVTVDQVAEMITKLKVMQDSFKLLVTYRTKLQGGYGQFTNDSYLNLISDLANINGIDMIDIEWQADIDIEKHQRIITHLQQYNKEVVISHHNFESTPPLDELQFIFFKMQKFNPEYVKLAVMPHNKNDVLNLLQAMSTFSDTMDCKVVGISMSKLGLISRTAQGVFGGALTYGCIGVPQAPGQIDVTDLKAQVTLY